tcggtgtggacttgttggcctgtttccacactgtaagtaatctaatctaatctctctcctttctcaaCACAAAAGTAATTCAAAGTATAAAATAAGGTCATTTTTAACAATTGATGCTGAAAATTCCCTGCAGTATATTGTTAACAAGGCAGTTAATATGAGACAGAGAAACATGAGACAGTAAAATAAATGAAGTTAGCAATCATGTCAAGTTGATGTGGTTTCACTTTTGAATGTTTAGCTGCATATGTGTTTTGCCATGAAAGGGCAGATGGTCTGTCCACACCCCCAGCAGAGCTGTAACTGATGGGAAGGTACCATTGTATTTTTACAGGCCTGACAATGCTCCACCATCTCTGGCCCAGGCACAGGCTTGCTGTTCAGGTTTGCTTGAAGCAAGTCTTTCAACTGCTGTGTTGTCACAGGATCAGGGGAATTTATTACGTCAATCACCTGGATCCTTTGTGGATCCCAAACACAATCTTCCTCTAATCCACTGGGGACATTTCTCATCCCACAGTTGGGAGGAACCCATGCTGTATCATATCCATGTTGTTTCCAAGTTGTTGACATGGGATGATTTTCTTTATCTATTTTCTTGACTTTTCCTACTTGTACTTTCAACATTAAAATAACTCTATCATTTGGAGTGTTAATGGGATATCTTCTGGCTTTCTCCCTGTCTCTACTGACATAGACCCCTGGACCGAGCATGCCCTTGCTTGATTGCTTGAAACCTGATTGTATGATGGACCTTGCATTGCTGACTGAGGTACCATGGTACATGATGTATTCTCTGCCATTCACTGGTTCCTGATTTGAATGCAAATGATGATTATTGTCATGAACTGTCTCC
Above is a genomic segment from Chiloscyllium plagiosum isolate BGI_BamShark_2017 unplaced genomic scaffold, ASM401019v2 scaf_97139, whole genome shotgun sequence containing:
- the LOC122545820 gene encoding grass carp reovirus (GCRV)-induced gene 2p, which codes for MFEQPGASGMMTLQFFGWETVHDNNHHLHSNQEPVNGREYIMYHGTSVSNARSIIQSGFKQSSKGMLGPGVYVSRDREKARRYPINTPNDRVILMLKVQVGKVKKIDKENHPMSTTWKQHGYDTAWVPPNCGMRNVPSGLEEDCVWDPQRIQVIDVINSPDPVTTQQLKDLLQANLNSKPVPGPEMVEHCQACKNTMVPSHQLQLCWGCGQTICPFMAKHICS